From the genome of Pelmatolapia mariae isolate MD_Pm_ZW linkage group LG12, Pm_UMD_F_2, whole genome shotgun sequence, one region includes:
- the rfc5 gene encoding replication factor C subunit 5, producing the protein MASTSKAPLQTRNLPWVEKYRPQTLDDLISHKDILSTIQRFISEDKLPHLLFYGPPGTGKTSTILACARQLYKEKEFNSMVLELNASDDRGIDVVRGPILSFASTRTIFKKGFKLVILDEADAMTQDAQNALRRVIEKFTENTRFCLICNYLSKIIPALQSRCTRFRFGPLSPDQMIPRLEHVIQQENIDITPDGMKAIVTLSAGDMRRSLNILQSTSMAYGNVTEDTVYTCTGHPLRSDIANILDWCLNKDFTSAYNQILELKTLKGLALHDILTEVHLLVHRVDFPPAIRISLLIKLADVEHRLASGTSEKIQLSSMVAAFQAVRELVVSEAP; encoded by the exons ATGGCTTCTACAAGTAAAGCGCCGCTACAGACCAGAAATTTACCATG gGTTGAAAAATACAGACCACAGACACTTGATGATCTGATTTCACACAAAGATATTCTGAGCACTA TCCAAAGGTTTATCAGTGAGGACAAGCTTCCACACCTTTTGTTCTACGGCCCACCTGGAACAGGAAAAACCTCAACCATACTCGCTTGTGCCAGGCAGCTGTACAAAGAGAAGGAGTTCAACTCTATGGTGTTGGAG CTCAATGCATCTGATGACAGAGGTATTGATGTAGTACGAGGTCCCATTCTGAGTTTTGCCAGCACCAGGACCATCTTCAA GAAGGGCTTCAAGTTGGTGATACTGGACGAGGCCGATGCCATGACCCAGGATGCCCAAAATGCATTGCGTCGAG TCATTGAGAAGTTCACAGAAAACACTCGATTCTGTCTCATTTGCAACTACCTTTCCAAGATCATCCCCGCCCTGCAATCTCGCTGCACCAGGTTCCGCTTTGGTCCGCTTTCGCCAGACCAGATGATCCCTCGGTTGGAGCACGTTATCCAGCAGGAGAA TATTGACATCACGCCTGATGGAATGAAGGCTATCGTGACCTTATCAGCGGGTGACATGAGAAGATCGCTCAACATACTGCAG AGCACCAGTATGGCCTATGGGAATGTCACAGAAGACACAGTGTACACCTGCACAGGGCACCCCCTCCGCTCAGATATAGCCAACATCCTCGACTGGTGCCTCAACAAAGACTTTACTTCAGCGTACAACC AAATCCTTGAGCTGAAGACTTTGAAAGGTTTGGCTTTGCATGATATTCTCACTGAGGTTCATCTGCTTGTACACAGAG tggaTTTTCCTCCCGCTATTCGGATTAGTCTGCTCATCAAGTTGGCCGACGTAGA ACATCGGCTTGCATCGGGAACCAGCGAGAAGATCCAGCTGAGCTCCATGGTTGCAGCTTTCCAGGCAGTGAGAGAGCTCGTGGTCAGCGAAGCACCTTAG
- the wsb2 gene encoding WD repeat and SOCS box-containing protein 2 codes for MCSTENNPELQPTSSDPALLLELKTRRPPSLVERAGCETWSVDFSPDGAWFAWSMGHGIVWVVAWPLDSEESQNGETDRGDKSFSCGHPVWGLAFGPRPPKSNATACPAKARSKGKNSLLLATGLENGVIKIWNVLTGSAVFDLHGHEGVVRDLVFPQNGTLTLISSSRDKTLRIWDLAHKGKKVQVLYGHKDWISSCCVSSDCSMIASVGRFDRMVCLWSLRSYTFIRNLTGGAHKTVYLLSSCDFSPDGAILATAAFSGSSWWIDLWDPYTAEKLATLADYFEDYGQNQISAIQFSPNGLHLTLVTDDRALRIWELGEKGMVMETKRDRDSNGLCCKYHPQGGVVATGTRDGHVRFWRAPSAVPSLCHLCRSILRHSISTHQIEALPLPKRILEYLTYKNIPERLKSCCSSDEEEWES; via the exons ATGTGCTCCACGGAAAACAACCCAGAGCTGCAGCCGACAT CGTCCGACCCGGCTCTTCTCCTGGAGCTGAAGACCAGGCGACCTCCGTCCTTGGTGGAGAGAGCTGGATGTGAAACCTGGAGTGTTGACTTCTCTCCGGATGGAGCTTGGTTCGCCTGGTCCATGGGACACGGGATCGTCTGGGTCGTCGCCTGGCCTCTCGACTCCGA AGAAAGTCAAAatggagagactgacagagGAGACAAAAGCTTCAGTTGTGGTCACCCAGTGTGGGGGCTTGCCTTCGGGCCCAGACCTCCGAAATCAAATGCAACAGCGTGTCCAGCTAAAGCACGAtcaaaagggaaaaacagcTTGCTTCTGGCCACGGGCTTGGAGAACGGGGTGATCAAAATCTGGAACGTTTTAACAG GCAGTGCTGTTTTTGATCTCCACGGCCACGAAGGGGTTGTAAGGGACCTGGTGTTTCCTCAGAATGGGACGCTCACACTCATATCATCCTCTCGGGACAAAACTTTGAGGATATGGGACCTGGCTCATAAAG GGAAAAAGGTGCAGGTGCTTTATGGCCATAAAGACTGGATCAGTTCCTGCTGCGTATCATCTGACTGCAGCATGATTGCGTCTGTCGGGAGATTTGACAGG ATGGTGTGTCTGTGGAGTCTACGTTCATATACATTCATCAGGAACCTGACAGGAGGGGCCCACAAGACCGTGTACCTCCTGTCTTCTTGTGACTTCTCTCCTGACGGGGCAATTCTCGCCACTGCAGCCTTCAGCGGCTCCAGTTGGTGGATCGACCTCTGGGACCCATacacagcagagaagctggcCACTCTGGC TGACTACTTTGAAGATTATGGGCAAAACCAAATATCAGCAATACAGTTCTCTCCAAACGGTCTGCACTTGACACTTGTGACAGACGACAG AGCTCTTAGGATTTGGGAGCTGGGGGAGAAAGGGATGGTGATGGAGACGAAAAGAGACAGAGATTCTAATGGACTGTGCTGCAAGTACCATCCACAAGGGGGAGTTGTTGCTACGGG AACCAGAGATGGCCACGTGAGGTTCTGGAGGGCACCCAGTGCGGTGCCCAGCTTGTGCCACCTGTGTCGATCTATCCTGCGCCACTCTATCTCCACGCACCAGATTGAGGCGCTGCCCCTCCCCAAGAGGATCCTCGAGTACCTCACCTACAAAAACATCCCCGAACGCCTCAAGTCCTGCTGCTCCTCAGATGAAGAGGAGTGGGAAAGTTAA